CGCGGGCGGGAACCCACGAGTCGGGCCCGCGGGGTTTCGTCCACATCATCTCCATGACGGACCCGGAGAATCTTGTCGAGGTCGGCCGCTACGAGGTCCCCGAAGCCGGCGTGCACAATATCTGGGTCGAGGACGACCGACTCTACGCCGCGTATTACCAGGGCGGACTCCGCGTCGTGGACGTCTCCGGCGAGCTGCGCGGGAACCTTTACGAGCAGGGGAGGGAGATCGCCTGGTTCCCGACCGGGCATCCGGACGGCTACACGGTCAACTCTCCCATGGCCTGGGGCCCGCAGCCCTACAACGGAAACATCTTCGTCTCCGACATGCACTCCGGGCTCTGGGTGGTGCGCCTCCGGCCCCGTCCGACCGCACCCCTTCTTCCCTGAGCGGCGGATCACTCCGGTGAAGCGGCTCCTCACCATCGCTGGTCTCCTCCACTTCGTTACGGGGTGCGCTGGAGGGAGCCCGGACGACACGCGCCCTTCGCCCGTCCCCGACGCTCCCGCATCCGCGCTCGAATATCGGCTCTACGTCGCCAACGAGTCTTCCGACATGATCAGCCGGGTCGTCTTCGACCCGGCGACCGGGGCGCGCGTCGAACGGGAGATCCCGATCGGGATCATGCCAGGAGACATTGACGGGCCCCACGGGATCTCCGTATCCCCGGACGGGGAGCACTTCTATGTCACGGTCGCACACGGGACACCCGACGGGTGGGTCTGGAAGTTTCGGGCCGGCCCCGACACACCCGAAGGACGGATCACTCTCGGCCGTTTCCCCGCCTCCAGCGGGATGACCCCGGACGGCCGCTTCCTCTTCGTCGTGAACTTCAATCTTCACGGGGACATGGTCCCGTCGGACCTGTCCGTGGTCTTCACGCCCGAACTCCGCGAGATCGCGCGCATCCCCACCTGCGTGATGCCGCACGGGAGTCGGGTGAGTGCCTCCGGAGACAAGCACTACCACGTCTGCATGCATTCGGACCAGATCGTCCAGGTGCGGCTCCCTGCCTTCGCGGTCGAGAATCGCTTTTCCTTACAGCCGGGGCACGAGGGGCTCCTTGACCCCGAGGATCTCGGGGGAGTGGACGCGGTGCACCACGATCCAAACCTGATGTGCTCGCCGACCTGGGTCGCGACGGGGCGCGGGATTCGGGCCGACCGCTTCCTCTACGTCGCCTGCAACCGGGCGGACGAGATCCTCGAAGTGGACGTCGAGGAGTGGCGGGTCACGCGCCGGTTCGATACCGGGCGGGCGCCTTACAATCTCGATGTCGCTCCGGACGGGCGCCTCCTCGTGGCGACGCTCAAGGGAGGGCGCGCGATCGAGGTCTTCGACCTGGAGAGCGGTGCCCGCACGGCCCATCTCGAGACCTCGCGGGAGATCACCCACGGCGTGGAGATCTCTCCGGACGGGCGCTACGCCTTCGTGACCAACGAATCCATCGGATCTCTCCCCGGAAGTCTCGACGTCTTCGACCTGGAGGGCCTCGAGCGCGTGGCCACCGTGGAGCTGCGCCTCCAGCCGGGAGGAGTGGACCTCTGGCGCGTGGATCCGCGCGGCGAGGGCCCCGCCCCGGAAGCGGCGCCCTGAATTCCGCCGGTGAGGGCCGCGGCACGGGGTACCTTGTCCCGGGGAGGGTCCACCGGGTGGAGGAAATCGTGCGGCGAAGCCGGTTCATCGGCACGATCGCTCCGGCTCCCGACCCGGATGCGGCCCACGCATTCATCCGGAGCGTCCAGCGGGAGATGCCGGACGCGACCCACCACTGTTGGGCATTTGTCGCCGGTCCGCCGGGGAGCACTGCGCAGGTCGGATTGAGCGACGCGGGAGAGCCGCATGGGACCGCGGGCCGGCCGATTCTGAACACTCTCCTGCACTCCGGAGTAGGGGAGATCGTGGCGGTCGTCACGCGGTATTTTGGGGGCGTGAAGCTCGGGAAGGGAGGGTTGGGCCGCGCCTATGCATCCGCGGTCACGGGTGCGCTCGAGACGCTTCCCACGACCCGCCGCGTGCCGCTCGTGACGGTTTTGATCGAGGTGCCCCATGCGGTCGTCGGGCCGATCTGTCGCGCGCTCGACATCCTGGGGGCCTCGGAGAGGGAGGAGGCATTCCAGGCGACGGCGCGAGTCGAAATCCGGGCCCGCGTACCCGCGGCGGGAGTCCCGACGCTCCGGTCCGAGGTGGGACGCATCGCCAAGGGGGAGGGGAAAGTGGAGCTTGTCGGCGCGGGCTCGATGGAGCGAGCGGAATGAGCGGGCGGGGCCAAGGGTTGCCGGGGGAAGTCCCATGACCCGGGCGCGCGACCCGGGTTCGCCGATTCGTGTGCTGGAGATCGGCCCGGCGGGCGAGTCGGTCCCGCTCCTCCTCCTCCACGGCTTCACCGGAAGCGCCCGCGCGTGGGGAGCCGCCCTCCTCGGGGCGCTCTCCGCCGGCCGGCAGGTTCTCGCCGCCGACCTTCCCGGGCATGGCGAGACTCCCGCCTTGTCCGATCCCGAGGACGATGGCATCGAAGCGGTCGCGAAGGCGCTGGCCGGCGCGCTCGACCAGCGAGGGATCGATCGGGCCGACTGGGTGGGGTACTCGATGGGGGGGCGCGTCGCCCTCGCGGCAGCCGTCACAGCTCCGGAGCGCGTGCGGCGTCTCGTGCTCGAAAGCGCCTCTCCGGGAATCGAAGAGGCAGCGGCGCGGGAGGAGCGGCGGGAGGAGGACGAAGCCCTCTCCACCCGAATCGAACGGCTCGGGATGGGGTGGTTCGTGGACTACTGGATGGGGCAGCCCATCTTCGACAGCCAGCACCGCCTCTCCATGAAGTCGCTCGAGGAGACGCGTGCCCTTCGCCTGAGAAATCGTCCGTCCGGCCTCGCCGCCGCCCTGCGGGGATATGGCTTGGGCGCTCAACCCTCCTATTGGGGAGCGCTCTCCAGCCTCCGCCACCCCACCCTCGTTCTGACGGGCGCGCTCGATGAGAAGTTCACGGAGATCGGAGCCCGAATGGCGAAGGTGCTTCCGCGGGGCACCCATCGCTCGGTCGAGAACGCGGGGCACGCCATCCACCTCGAGGATCCGGAGGGCTGGCTCGCGGAAGTGACGGCGTTCCTGAACGAGACCGGAGAAGAAGCGGGCTCCGATTGACCTCCCTCGGGGGCCCAGATGCCCGAGGAGCTTCCGCGCCCGCGAAGCTCAGGTGCCGGAAGGGACCGGTCGCGAGTCGGCCGGTCCCCCGTTCGCCGCGGGCGTCCCCGCCTCCCGCACCCGGCACCCCTCGGCTCCGCAAGGGGCGCGTCCGCGACGCGAAGCCACGAGGCCGTAAACCCTCTGGCCGATGAGGTCCGCGAGAGGCGCGCGAGCGAGGGGATAAAGAGGCCAGAGGAGGGGGAGGACGCGAGTCATCTCGCGGAATGCGGCGAATCCCCCTGACAAGCTCCCGTCGGGCCCCACCACGTGCATGAGATGCAGGGCCCGCTCACGCGTGAGAGCCGGCGCGGCCTCCCGCACTTTCTCCCACTCGGCCTCGAGGTCCAGATAGGTCAGGTTCCGCCGCACGTCCAGATAGTCGAGAAGGACCATGCTCCGGATGCAGAGCGGACACCGCCCGTCGTACACGACGGTCCACCGCTTCGGTGCCGGGATGCGAGCCCGAATCCAACTTCCGGGGAAGGTGGATGCCAACGTCGGTAGGAAGGCGGTGTAGAGAACGAGCCACTGGAGGAACGGGGCCGCCATCGTCAAGAGGATGCCGACGTGCAGTCCGACGCCTGTCAGGATGTAGATCCACGCGGTCCGCGGGGCCAGGACGGCGACGAAAAACGTCCCCTCGAAAAGGACGGTGACCACGGCGGCCACCGAAAGGAGCGCCGGGTAGCCGGCGAGGAAAATGCCGAGAGGCTGATCGAACCAAATTCCGTCCTGGACGAGGTAATAGGCGAGCGTGGAGCTGCGAAACCATTCGAGTCCGCCGAAATACATCTTGCTTGCCGCCGCCGAGAGATACGCGAGGGCAAGGAGCCACTGCGCGAGGAGAAGCGGCCAGCGAGCGAAGGCGCTCGCGTCGTCGCGCGGCCCGAGCGGGGCGAAACGACCGACCGCCCCCGCGCTCCGGAGGCGCCATTGGAGGTCGTCCAGAGACCAACGCTCGCCGCATGGGCTGAAAGCGAGCGCCCAGAGCATGATGATGGAAAGGGCATCCGGGTGATGCCCCACGCCGAACGAATAGTCGTACGCCGTGAGCAGGCTCTGAACCGTGGCGAAGGAAATCAGACTCAACCGAGTGTATTTCCCGAGC
This DNA window, taken from Gemmatimonadota bacterium, encodes the following:
- the menH gene encoding 2-succinyl-6-hydroxy-2,4-cyclohexadiene-1-carboxylate synthase — protein: MTRARDPGSPIRVLEIGPAGESVPLLLLHGFTGSARAWGAALLGALSAGRQVLAADLPGHGETPALSDPEDDGIEAVAKALAGALDQRGIDRADWVGYSMGGRVALAAAVTAPERVRRLVLESASPGIEEAAAREERREEDEALSTRIERLGMGWFVDYWMGQPIFDSQHRLSMKSLEETRALRLRNRPSGLAAALRGYGLGAQPSYWGALSSLRHPTLVLTGALDEKFTEIGARMAKVLPRGTHRSVENAGHAIHLEDPEGWLAEVTAFLNETGEEAGSD
- a CDS encoding YigZ family protein; the encoded protein is MRRSRFIGTIAPAPDPDAAHAFIRSVQREMPDATHHCWAFVAGPPGSTAQVGLSDAGEPHGTAGRPILNTLLHSGVGEIVAVVTRYFGGVKLGKGGLGRAYASAVTGALETLPTTRRVPLVTVLIEVPHAVVGPICRALDILGASEREEAFQATARVEIRARVPAAGVPTLRSEVGRIAKGEGKVELVGAGSMERAE
- a CDS encoding YncE family protein — protein: MKRLLTIAGLLHFVTGCAGGSPDDTRPSPVPDAPASALEYRLYVANESSDMISRVVFDPATGARVEREIPIGIMPGDIDGPHGISVSPDGEHFYVTVAHGTPDGWVWKFRAGPDTPEGRITLGRFPASSGMTPDGRFLFVVNFNLHGDMVPSDLSVVFTPELREIARIPTCVMPHGSRVSASGDKHYHVCMHSDQIVQVRLPAFAVENRFSLQPGHEGLLDPEDLGGVDAVHHDPNLMCSPTWVATGRGIRADRFLYVACNRADEILEVDVEEWRVTRRFDTGRAPYNLDVAPDGRLLVATLKGGRAIEVFDLESGARTAHLETSREITHGVEISPDGRYAFVTNESIGSLPGSLDVFDLEGLERVATVELRLQPGGVDLWRVDPRGEGPAPEAAP
- a CDS encoding DCC1-like thiol-disulfide oxidoreductase family protein, encoding MATGLIRRLDQYWFGPGSLGHVALFRIFVAGGHLFLFYPNLQRLAERFTAPNSEFMPIPALKVLLLPLGEWGLRPDATLIQAVWVFGILAGIGAVLGKYTRLSLISFATVQSLLTAYDYSFGVGHHPDALSIIMLWALAFSPCGERWSLDDLQWRLRSAGAVGRFAPLGPRDDASAFARWPLLLAQWLLALAYLSAAASKMYFGGLEWFRSSTLAYYLVQDGIWFDQPLGIFLAGYPALLSVAAVVTVLFEGTFFVAVLAPRTAWIYILTGVGLHVGILLTMAAPFLQWLVLYTAFLPTLASTFPGSWIRARIPAPKRWTVVYDGRCPLCIRSMVLLDYLDVRRNLTYLDLEAEWEKVREAAPALTRERALHLMHVVGPDGSLSGGFAAFREMTRVLPLLWPLYPLARAPLADLIGQRVYGLVASRRGRAPCGAEGCRVREAGTPAANGGPADSRPVPSGT